The genomic window TAGCAACAGCAAGGTTAAAACCTCAACTAGATCCGGAAGATTTAGATACAAACAACTATTTGAAAGACGAGGCAAATCTAAAAATAAGTACGAAAGCTATTAGTGAAACAGCCCAAAAAATTACTGGAACTTCTCGAGAAGAACTAGTTAAAAATATCTACAATTTTGTGTGCGATACATTGTCATATAAGAATTTCGTTATCGAGAAAAGAAGCGCTAAGAAGGCTTTAACCCAAGGAGCCGGTGATTGCACAGAATATTCAGAGTTAATGGTTAGTTTATGCAGAGCAAAAAATATTCCTGCTAGATTAGTTGTCGGCCTTGTTCTTAAAGCAAAGTATGAAGCAGAATATCACAATTGGGTAGAGGTGTTTTTTCCTCAATATGGTTGGGTTGCGTTTGATCCTACTTGGGGCGATAGTAAAGTGAGTGGAACTACCTACGAGAAGATGAGAAACATTTATGTGAAAAGCAGCAGTACGAGAGATGTTGGAGGGGTTCTTAGATCAGAGTGCTTCCAAAAAGACTTAGATTTTAAAGTGAAAGTAATTGATACCTATACTTTTGGTAATCAAGATTTGTATGTAAAAAAGGATTCGTTATATCAAGACTCTGTTAACATAACAAATAATGCTACAAAGGCACTTAAAATTTTAGACACATTGCTTTCTTTAGAGCCAGATAATTATGCCTTTGCAATGCGAAAGGGAATTTGCTTGGCGCGTCTACAATCTTTTGATGAGGCTTTCAAATACATAGAAAAAGCTAATATTTTAACTGAAATTCCTTCTGAAAAGAGAAATGTTTTATATGCTTATGCAAATTATTACGCGCTTAAAAATGATGCTACGAATGCTGTTTTATATTTATATAAGTCATTCGATAACGGATTTAGTGGCTTTAATAGATCATTTCTTAAAGATGCCGATTTCGAAAAAATAAAAGATAATGCAGAGTTTATTGAATTCCGAAAAAAAATACAAGAAAAAGTAGATGCTGCAGATGCCCAAAAACTAAAAAAGAAAGGGTAAAAGCGGAAGAGAGTTTTTTATACTCCCCTAACTATCAAACTTTACAACTTTACAACTTTATAACTACTTACCCCTCGTCATCTCCACCTTATCCTCTACAATAAAGGCATCAGGGAAGTTGTCTTTAATTTGTTTTAAAAATTTATGTGCGTCCAATCTGTTTTTAAAATTGCCTACACGTACTTTAAAATTAGGCTGTTCGTACATCTCGTAGGTAGCAACATCAGGGTAGGATTGTAAAAATTTTGTTTTCTTTTCTTTCGCAACAGTTCTATCACTTCCAAAATGAATTTGTATCCTAAAGCCCGATGTTTTGCCATTGGTGCGTTTATTTGCATCTAGTTTCTTATCCAAAACAGCTTTAATTCCCGGATCGGAATAAACTATTGCCAACGAATCCGAATTAGCCTGCGCACAAGCTCCCCCGGCTATAAATAATAAATACAAAATAAAAAAATAGTGTCTTCTCATTTGTTCAAAAATAACATTAATTATGCCAAGTGCAATCAATTTCAAGCAAACTGCCCATCCTTAAAAAAGCAAAGGGCACAGATTGAGGTTTGCGAATGCATTTCTTTACACCAAGGAGACAATCCTTATTTAGAATCGATATAAATTAAAAAATATTTAACTTTTTTTAACCACCGAATCATGTTTCTTATAATTTTGTTATCGCTTTAAAACACTTAAACAAAGTACACATAGAAATAATTTATGCGTCATTATAAAAAAAGCTTTCTAACACTCTGTCTCCTAGTATTGTCAATATTTTCAACTACTACTGCCTTTGCGCAGCCTGACGGAGCCAAACTATTCAAACAAAATTGTGCAACCTGTCATCGGCTAGATGATAAAAAACTTACAGGCCCCGGCTTGAAAGGCGTTGCAGATCGTGTGCCAAAGCCGGCCGATGAATGGTTATTCAAATGGGTAAAAAATAACGACAAACTTCGTGCAAGCGGAGATGCCTATGCCAACAAGGTTTTCAACGATTTTGGTGGTTCGGCTATGACTGTTTTCGAATACCTAAGTGATGATGAAATAAAAGCAGTAATTGCATATTTTAAAAATCCTCCTGTAGAGGTAGCCCCTACAGCTCCTGTTGCCGGTGCGACAAGCGATGCTACCGAAAAAAAATCAGAAGGATTAAATCCCACCCTACCACTTATCATTATTGCGGTTTTCTTAGTTATTCTTGCTGCTGTATTGCGCGGTGTAAAAAAATCACTAAAAAATGTATTAAACGAAAAAGAAGGAAAAGGCGCTGATGCAGACTTAACAGTTTGGCAAGAGCTTGTACTTTGGATGAATGCCAACAGAACAAAAGTTGCAGTTGTAATTTTATTTTTAATTGGTTGGGGTGGAAAATTAGCATGGGATGGAATGATGGGTATAGGAATTTACCAAGGTTACAAACCGGAGCAGCCAATTGCGTTCTCTCATAAAATTCATGCCGGAGATAACGGAATCAATTGTGTGTATTGCCACTCTTATGTTGAAAAGAGCCGTCACGCAGGTATTCCATCTGTAAATATTTGTATGAACTGTCACCAAGGAATTGAAAAGGGGCCAAATACCGGTACTGCTGAAATAGCAAAAATATATGCTGCTGCAGGATGGAACACCGAAACGCAAGCATACGATAAGCCACAATCTCCTATAAAGTGGATTAAAGTTCACAACCTACCCGATTTCGTATATTTCAGCCACCAACAACACGTAGTAGTTGGTAAGCAAGAATGTACTACTTGTCACGGAGAAGTAAAAGAAATGACTGTTGCACAGCAGCACGCTCCACTTACAATGGCTTGGTGTGTTGATTGTCACAGAAAAACGGAAGTAGCTATGGCTAACAATCCTTACTACGAAGATTTGCACAAAAAATTAGCCGAAAAGTACAAAGGCCAAAAAATTACTGTTGATAAGATGGGCGGCATAGAGTGTGCTAAATGTCATTACTAATCAAAAATTAAAAGGAAACGCTTAATTTATGAGCACAAAAAAATACTGGAAAGGTTTAGAAGAACTAGCCAATACACCTGAATTCCAAAAGTCGGCACAAAACGAATTTGC from Bacteroidota bacterium includes these protein-coding regions:
- a CDS encoding SPOR domain-containing protein, with the translated sequence MRRHYFFILYLLFIAGGACAQANSDSLAIVYSDPGIKAVLDKKLDANKRTNGKTSGFRIQIHFGSDRTVAKEKKTKFLQSYPDVATYEMYEQPNFKVRVGNFKNRLDAHKFLKQIKDNFPDAFIVEDKVEMTRGK
- a CDS encoding c-type cytochrome, whose protein sequence is MRHYKKSFLTLCLLVLSIFSTTTAFAQPDGAKLFKQNCATCHRLDDKKLTGPGLKGVADRVPKPADEWLFKWVKNNDKLRASGDAYANKVFNDFGGSAMTVFEYLSDDEIKAVIAYFKNPPVEVAPTAPVAGATSDATEKKSEGLNPTLPLIIIAVFLVILAAVLRGVKKSLKNVLNEKEGKGADADLTVWQELVLWMNANRTKVAVVILFLIGWGGKLAWDGMMGIGIYQGYKPEQPIAFSHKIHAGDNGINCVYCHSYVEKSRHAGIPSVNICMNCHQGIEKGPNTGTAEIAKIYAAAGWNTETQAYDKPQSPIKWIKVHNLPDFVYFSHQQHVVVGKQECTTCHGEVKEMTVAQQHAPLTMAWCVDCHRKTEVAMANNPYYEDLHKKLAEKYKGQKITVDKMGGIECAKCHY
- a CDS encoding lasso peptide biosynthesis protein translates to MKLKSFLPLAILFAFSSSVFSQKYYILERSIVIDNVPFQAINKPCNYYLLLPKDFHAKQDVISYDYSVKPTSLYGAKNENFYAKWENIIYSEFKEKKLTAKMKIKTTKYDLATARLKPQLDPEDLDTNNYLKDEANLKISTKAISETAQKITGTSREELVKNIYNFVCDTLSYKNFVIEKRSAKKALTQGAGDCTEYSELMVSLCRAKNIPARLVVGLVLKAKYEAEYHNWVEVFFPQYGWVAFDPTWGDSKVSGTTYEKMRNIYVKSSSTRDVGGVLRSECFQKDLDFKVKVIDTYTFGNQDLYVKKDSLYQDSVNITNNATKALKILDTLLSLEPDNYAFAMRKGICLARLQSFDEAFKYIEKANILTEIPSEKRNVLYAYANYYALKNDATNAVLYLYKSFDNGFSGFNRSFLKDADFEKIKDNAEFIEFRKKIQEKVDAADAQKLKKKG